A single region of the Mycobacterium lentiflavum genome encodes:
- a CDS encoding cation:proton antiporter, giving the protein MSGFGFDTLALLAAVGFAGPLVASLPRLRIPLIVGELLAGLVLGKTGFGVLDESNPTFQLFANIGFALVMFVAGTHVPVRNPEVRGALPRALARAVLCGVVATMLGVVLASYFATGHAALYAVLMTSSSAALALPVIGSLRLQGPAVLSLTAQIAIADTACIVLLPLVIDLNRAPTAALGALAVAACAGLAYLVLLAVDRRGWRQRAHRFSEEHKFALELRTNLLVLFALAALALSTHVSIMLAGFALGLVIASVGEPRRLARQLFGITEGFFGPLFFIWLGASLHVRELGAHPKLIVLGVALGLGAVLAHCVGRLLGQPVSLAVLSAAQLGVPVAAATIGNEENLLAPGEGSALMLGALLTVAAASIAGALAARGQRATGAASTATSDKRE; this is encoded by the coding sequence ATGTCGGGCTTCGGCTTCGACACGCTGGCGCTGCTGGCCGCGGTAGGTTTCGCCGGCCCGCTGGTGGCTTCGCTGCCGCGCCTGCGGATTCCGCTGATCGTCGGCGAGCTGCTCGCGGGACTCGTGCTCGGCAAGACGGGTTTCGGTGTGCTCGACGAATCGAACCCGACGTTTCAATTATTCGCGAACATCGGCTTCGCGCTGGTGATGTTTGTCGCGGGCACGCATGTGCCGGTGCGAAATCCTGAGGTGCGCGGGGCGCTGCCGCGGGCGCTGGCGCGAGCGGTGCTGTGCGGCGTTGTCGCAACGATGCTCGGCGTGGTGTTGGCGTCGTATTTCGCTACCGGCCACGCGGCACTGTACGCGGTGCTGATGACGTCGTCGTCGGCGGCGCTGGCACTGCCTGTGATCGGCTCGTTGCGCCTGCAGGGGCCGGCCGTGCTCTCGCTCACGGCGCAGATCGCTATCGCCGATACGGCATGTATCGTGTTGCTGCCCTTGGTGATCGACCTGAACAGGGCGCCGACGGCGGCCCTGGGTGCGCTGGCGGTCGCGGCGTGCGCGGGACTGGCATACCTGGTTCTACTCGCGGTCGATCGTCGGGGCTGGCGTCAACGCGCGCACAGATTTTCCGAGGAGCATAAATTCGCGCTGGAGTTGCGCACGAATCTACTGGTGTTGTTCGCACTAGCGGCACTCGCGCTGAGCACCCACGTGTCGATCATGTTGGCCGGCTTCGCACTGGGTTTGGTGATCGCGTCGGTGGGCGAGCCGCGACGGCTTGCGCGCCAGCTTTTCGGGATCACCGAGGGATTTTTCGGTCCGTTGTTCTTCATCTGGCTGGGCGCCTCGCTGCACGTGCGCGAGTTGGGCGCGCACCCGAAGTTGATTGTGCTGGGCGTCGCGCTTGGGCTCGGCGCTGTGTTGGCGCACTGCGTGGGCAGGCTGCTCGGTCAGCCGGTATCCCTGGCCGTGCTCTCGGCCGCCCAGCTCGGCGTGCCGGTCGCGGCAGCCACGATCGGAAACGAGGAAAACCTGCTCGCGCCGGGCGAGGGCTCGGCGCTGATGCTCGGCGCCTTGCTGACGGTTGCGGCCGCCTCGATCGCCGGCGCATTGGCGGCCCGCGGACAGCGAGCTACGGGCGCAGCTAGCACAGCGACGAGCGACAAACGCGAGTAA
- a CDS encoding DUF302 domain-containing protein, protein MSAALSTHLTTDFERAVKCTREALAQHGFGVLTEIDIKATLKTKLGVDMEDYLILGACNPALAYQAINIDREIGLLLPCNILLRTDPSDPGTTIVEAMDPSLLVEVTGEPGVIAIADEVTAKLTAAIASLNASCG, encoded by the coding sequence ATGAGCGCGGCGCTATCGACCCACTTAACAACCGACTTTGAACGCGCGGTCAAATGCACCCGAGAAGCCCTTGCGCAACACGGGTTTGGCGTGCTAACCGAAATCGACATCAAAGCGACGCTGAAGACGAAGCTCGGTGTGGATATGGAGGACTATTTGATACTTGGTGCGTGCAACCCGGCGTTGGCGTACCAGGCGATCAATATCGATCGAGAGATTGGATTGCTGCTCCCCTGCAATATCTTGCTGCGCACCGATCCGAGCGATCCTGGCACGACAATCGTCGAGGCGATGGATCCGAGCCTATTGGTGGAGGTAACCGGTGAGCCGGGGGTGATCGCGATCGCCGATGAGGTCACCGCCAAGCTCACCGCCGCGATCGCGTCGCTCAACGCTAGTTGCGGTTGA
- a CDS encoding heavy metal translocating P-type ATPase, with translation MGSDSAGRFIPAARSLVEPILAVFTFAALAAGGVAWLASWRQVADGCWMAGTAVAIAPASVWVVSGLRRKRGGVDIIAVLSLVGSLLVGEYLAGALIAVMLASGRALDSAAERRAAHDLRALLERAPRFARRRTGTQVTTIPLADVSVGDTLIVGPGEVVPVDGRIADAVAVLDESALTGESMHVERGIGEPVRSGVINAGSPFELAATATADQSTYAGIVRLAQQAGADTAPVVRLADRFATWFLPAALILAAAAWLASGSAVRAVAVLVVATPCPLLLAAPVAIVSGLSRASRDGVVIRGGGVLENLGRAKTLVMDKTGTLTVGRPTVVDVVAAPGCDATSLLRLAASVDQLSPHVMAEAIVTEALSRGLRLSLPADVLEQPGSGVTATVDGCRVSVGQLPADAMTAPWTRTVLNRARLDSSAIAWVCIENRAVGAVFLRDPLRREAPRTVRRLREAGLNRLIMLTGDRFEPTRDIAAVLGLDEVFAEQAPADKYAAVRAESERAPTVMVGDGVNDAPALAAATVGVAMGARGATASSEAADVVLTTDRIDRLADAMDTARWSRRIAVQSAVIGMTLSVLAMGIAALGWLPPAAGALLQEGIDVAVIINALRALRGNPATELPLATGTEELLQRFSAEHDELRDAIGLLRDSADRLVAGPDAVALESLAAAHAVLIDRVLPHELAEETQLYPALAKPLGSEATPTMSRTHAEIRRLSDRIGTHLAIAQAQGRIQPDQVDDLLACLYGLYTLLRLHFVQEEENYFVLAAEDKTNRHEKPCPAR, from the coding sequence ATGGGCAGCGATTCAGCTGGCCGCTTTATCCCTGCGGCGCGCTCGTTGGTCGAACCAATCTTGGCGGTATTCACGTTCGCCGCCTTGGCGGCCGGTGGCGTCGCCTGGCTGGCCAGTTGGCGGCAGGTGGCCGACGGCTGCTGGATGGCCGGTACCGCAGTCGCGATCGCGCCGGCATCGGTGTGGGTGGTGTCAGGGTTGCGGCGCAAGCGCGGCGGCGTTGACATTATCGCGGTGTTGTCGCTGGTCGGCAGTCTGTTGGTCGGCGAGTATCTGGCCGGCGCGCTGATTGCAGTGATGCTGGCCAGTGGCCGTGCGCTGGATTCGGCGGCCGAACGTCGCGCGGCACACGATTTGCGCGCCCTGCTCGAGCGCGCCCCACGATTCGCGCGGCGACGGACAGGCACGCAAGTCACGACCATACCTTTGGCGGACGTGAGTGTCGGCGACACGCTGATCGTCGGCCCCGGTGAGGTGGTGCCGGTGGACGGGCGGATCGCCGACGCAGTAGCGGTGCTCGACGAGTCGGCCCTGACGGGCGAATCGATGCACGTCGAACGCGGCATCGGCGAGCCCGTCCGCAGCGGCGTGATCAACGCAGGCAGCCCTTTCGAACTGGCTGCGACCGCAACGGCTGACCAGAGCACGTATGCGGGCATTGTGCGATTGGCGCAGCAGGCAGGCGCGGACACCGCGCCGGTTGTGCGGTTGGCGGACCGTTTCGCGACATGGTTTCTTCCTGCGGCGTTGATACTCGCTGCCGCGGCGTGGCTAGCGAGTGGGTCGGCGGTGCGCGCCGTGGCGGTGCTGGTGGTGGCGACCCCATGTCCGTTGTTGCTGGCAGCTCCGGTCGCAATTGTTTCGGGGTTGTCCCGGGCATCTCGCGACGGCGTGGTCATCCGCGGCGGCGGGGTCCTGGAAAACCTCGGCCGTGCGAAAACGTTGGTGATGGACAAGACCGGCACCCTGACGGTGGGACGGCCCACGGTGGTCGACGTGGTAGCCGCTCCTGGTTGCGACGCGACATCGCTGCTGCGACTGGCCGCTTCGGTCGACCAGCTCTCTCCGCACGTAATGGCTGAGGCCATCGTCACCGAAGCGCTCAGCCGCGGCCTGCGGCTGTCACTGCCCGCCGATGTGCTGGAGCAGCCGGGCAGCGGAGTTACCGCGACCGTCGACGGATGTCGAGTTTCCGTCGGCCAACTGCCCGCGGACGCGATGACCGCCCCCTGGACACGAACGGTGCTCAATCGTGCTCGCCTCGACAGCTCAGCCATCGCGTGGGTCTGCATCGAGAATCGGGCGGTGGGTGCGGTGTTCTTGCGAGATCCGCTGCGCCGAGAGGCGCCACGCACCGTACGGCGACTGCGGGAGGCAGGACTGAATCGGTTGATCATGTTGACCGGCGACCGATTCGAGCCCACCCGCGACATCGCTGCTGTCTTGGGGCTGGACGAGGTCTTTGCCGAACAGGCACCCGCCGACAAGTACGCCGCGGTGCGCGCCGAAAGTGAACGGGCACCCACGGTGATGGTCGGTGACGGAGTAAATGACGCTCCCGCGTTGGCCGCGGCCACCGTCGGTGTGGCAATGGGCGCCCGCGGCGCCACTGCCTCCTCCGAAGCCGCCGACGTGGTGTTGACCACCGATCGCATCGATCGCCTCGCCGATGCGATGGACACCGCCCGGTGGTCTCGCCGGATCGCGGTGCAAAGTGCGGTCATCGGTATGACTTTGTCGGTGCTCGCCATGGGGATTGCCGCCCTGGGTTGGCTCCCGCCGGCGGCGGGAGCCCTCCTGCAGGAAGGCATTGATGTCGCAGTGATCATCAACGCGTTGCGGGCTCTGCGAGGCAACCCGGCTACGGAGCTGCCGTTGGCCACCGGCACCGAAGAGCTGCTGCAACGCTTCTCCGCCGAACACGACGAACTCCGCGACGCCATCGGGCTGCTGCGCGACAGCGCGGATCGGCTTGTTGCGGGCCCCGACGCCGTGGCGTTGGAATCGCTTGCGGCGGCCCACGCCGTACTAATTGATCGGGTGCTGCCCCATGAACTAGCCGAGGAAACCCAGCTCTACCCGGCGCTGGCCAAGCCCTTGGGCAGCGAAGCCACCCCGACAATGAGCCGGACGCATGCCGAGATCCGGAGGCTTTCCGACCGCATCGGAACGCACCTGGCCATCGCGCAAGCGCAGGGGCGGATTCAGCCGGACCAAGTCGATGACTTGCTCGCGTGCCTCTACGGTCTGTACACGCTTCTGCGGCTGCACTTCGTGCAAGAAGAAGAAAACTACTTCGTTCTAGCCGCAGAGGATAAGACCAATCGCCACGAAAAGCCCTGTCCAGCAAGGTGA
- a CDS encoding Acg family FMN-binding oxidoreductase codes for MNARFPDAGTIRTVLALASRAPSVHNTQPWRWLVGEQSLHLYSDATRQLPNTDPDGRDLILSCGAALNHCVVAFAAVGWHAKVSRLPNPADPNHLAAIELSQHKSDASDIALAAAIPRRRTDRRRYSSWQVPVGDIALMAARSARHGVTLCQVEDTDKLHKIVAQSVWDHMNHDYLAELTEWSGRYGSLAGVPARNTPKSDRDAAIPGRYFAGPVLAEPPGSSSAEDNAVVLALGTRADDRLAQLRAGEATSSVLLTATSTGLASCPVTEPLEIPETREAVRSVIFGSASYPQMLLRVGWAPINADPLPSTPRRELDDFVGWMSNLADVGE; via the coding sequence ATGAACGCGCGCTTTCCCGATGCGGGCACGATCCGCACCGTCCTGGCTCTGGCATCTCGAGCCCCCTCCGTCCACAACACCCAACCTTGGCGATGGCTGGTCGGCGAGCAGAGCCTGCATCTCTACTCCGACGCAACCCGACAACTACCCAACACCGATCCGGACGGGCGGGACTTGATCTTGAGTTGTGGCGCGGCGCTGAATCACTGCGTCGTCGCATTCGCAGCGGTCGGATGGCACGCCAAAGTGTCCCGCTTGCCCAACCCAGCGGATCCGAATCACCTTGCCGCAATTGAGCTTTCACAGCATAAGTCCGACGCCTCAGACATTGCGCTCGCCGCCGCGATACCACGGCGGCGAACCGACCGCCGACGCTATAGCTCCTGGCAGGTACCCGTCGGCGACATAGCGCTGATGGCGGCGCGATCGGCGCGCCATGGTGTGACACTTTGCCAGGTCGAAGACACCGACAAGCTGCATAAGATCGTGGCGCAGTCCGTGTGGGATCACATGAACCATGACTATCTTGCTGAGCTGACGGAGTGGAGCGGCCGCTACGGCTCGCTAGCCGGCGTTCCGGCTCGCAACACGCCAAAGTCCGATCGTGATGCCGCCATTCCTGGCCGGTACTTCGCCGGTCCGGTACTCGCCGAGCCGCCCGGCTCGTCATCCGCCGAAGACAACGCAGTGGTTCTCGCGCTCGGAACGCGTGCTGACGACCGGTTGGCGCAGCTGCGCGCCGGCGAGGCCACCAGTAGTGTTCTGCTCACCGCTACGTCGACGGGCTTGGCCAGTTGCCCGGTCACCGAGCCCCTCGAGATCCCGGAAACACGCGAGGCGGTGCGCTCCGTGATTTTCGGGAGCGCCAGTTATCCGCAGATGCTGCTGCGAGTGGGTTGGGCGCCGATCAATGCGGATCCGTTGCCATCGACACCGCGGCGCGAACTCGACGATTTCGTCGGGTGGATGTCGAACCTTGCAGATGTCGGCGAGTAG